From Scomber scombrus chromosome 21, fScoSco1.1, whole genome shotgun sequence, one genomic window encodes:
- the mrtfba gene encoding myocardin-related transcription factor B — MEPQASQGLLVAEGGCGMTSLLVPSPQSEAVTHEMEELTLQPTQNLPPLNERKNVLQLRLQQRRTREQLVDQGIMPPLKSPAAFHGQIRSLERARTENFLKHKIRSRPERAELVRMHILQETGAEPSLQATQMRLKRARLADNLNEKIAQRPGPMELVEKNILPVDSTLKEAIIGQVTYPKVLDEDSNEALSPEQPASQESQCSIPSPVEIKAPGTPSPAPAPAPTPAPAPAPALPPSTMLQAFPLTTQATTDFAKLISPNEFPVTRPAISPAQPVTIAPPSKPGPTLVKQSQQKSSSEKSRSKKGKEPKPRVKKLKYHQYVPPDQKQEASEAPMDSSYARLLQQQQLFLQLQILSQQQQHYNYQTILPAPLKPVAEGQNSSAGSLPTSIMVSLPNVPPPPPLPSAPTRPNNSLSNRKPGVLPANLEDMKVAELKLELKLRGLPVSGTKTDLIERLKPFQDTPSTSAPTTFPPPTTTLSSIPMEITTATGPTIVFPAHQRAPESVSSTPPVSPISTDPFTLQQDVGMSEAPSEPQVVSSGSAGSFPVPEKDKRLHEKERQIEELMKKLEQEQKLVEELKMQLQVEKRGQGTDSLSVTSKLMSVPAMNPVPTVLNSNVVKMEGTVMSNCSSTAATISNSLLGSQALKAPLPTVVKLEDVTVSSGKPLQLQTQTQLITKIQSQARPQLAKSPQLLSQSQRSPKLQSQAQPNAPSLQQFFISHHGGVSQVLGQPQTLLTTTGQAGTQILLPVSLPNNATAIQLPSTTVSLQPVLQATVSNPGLVQASVPQLQSTKMETTLSQPIANHNPMLQTLTMCNKTTGLENQARPELNPQCFLKGSPENRVSPRASPNHHISNGPLNKSPSPSQPTFILQQTSLITQPHKTKEPPRYEEAIKQSRNMHINNISQVPTATSQQMDDLFDILIESGEITPFIQQDSPMSLNKALPVTANITTLPVSTALSRNPPQIQIAPPPTLSPLVDPSLPSLSSLATDNQLEAFLEGTLANTPSASDPRTRGLMEELQAQLMDQQPYSPMDTSDLSFCDSSSPPSSLNMGLSDQGLDNMEWLDLTMPPGSGGALTPLGMPTDFLDTHDLQLHWD; from the exons ATGGAGCCCCAGGCTTCCCAGGGGTTGCTAGTAGCAGAGGGGGGCTGTGGGATGACGAGTCTGCTGGTGCCCAGTCCCCAGAGCGAGGCTGTGACCCATGAGATGGAGGAGCTGACGCTGCAGCCCACACAGAACCTACCTCCACTCAATGAACGCAAAAACG TCCTGCAGTTGAGGCTTCAGCAGAGGCGAACCCGGGAGCAGCTGGTGGACCAGGGCATCATGCCTC CTCTGAAGAGCCCGGCAGCTTTCCATGGGCAGATTCGCAGCTTGGAGAGAGCCAGG ACTGAGAATTTCCTAAAGCACAAGATCCGCAGTCGTCcagagagagcagagctggTCAGGATGCACATCCTGCAAG AAACTGGAGCAGAGCCCTCACTACAGGCCACACAGATGAGACTGAAGAGGGCCCGACTTGCCGACAACCTGAATGAGAAGATCGCCCAGAGACCCGGCCCCATGGAGCTGGTGGAGAAGAACATCCTGCCAGTGGATTCAACCCTTAAAGAGGCCATCATCG GCCAGGTAACCTATCCCAAGGTGTTGGATGAGGACAGCAATGAAGCTCTCTCACCTGAGCAGCCGGCCAGTCAGGAGTCTCAGTGTTCTATCCCCTCTCCCGTGGAGATCAAAGCACCAGGGACGCCCTCTCCAGCCCCAGCACCAGCACCaacaccagcaccagcaccagcaccagcactaCCACCCAGCACCATGCTGCAG GCCTTCCCACTTACCACACAAGCCACTACAGACTTTGCTAAATTGATCTCTCCAAATGAGTTCCCTGTGACCCGTCCGGCCATCTCTCCCGCTCAGCCAGTCACTATAGCTCCTCCCTCAAAACCAGGTCCAACACTGGTGAAA CAAAGCCAGCAGAAGTCATCCTCTGAGAAGAGTCGCAGTAAGAAAGGCAAAGAGCCCAAACCCAGAGTGAAAAAGCTCAAGTACCACCAGTACGTTCCCCCAGACCAGAAACAGGAGGCCAGCGAAGCACCCATGGACTCCTCCTATGCCCGACTactgcagcaacagcagctgttCCTCCAGCTGCAGATcctcagccagcagcagcagcactacaACTATCAGACTATATTACCAGCACCACTCAA ACCTGTGGCAGAGGGTCAGAACAGCAGCGCCGGCAGTCTGCCAACCTCCATCATGGTGTCTTTGCCCAATGTCCCCCCACCGCCCCCGCTGCCCTCGGCTCCAACTCGGCCAAACAACTCCCTGTCAAACCGCAAGCCAGGAGTTTTGCCTGCGAACCTGGAGGACATGAAG GTGGCTGAGCTAAAACTGGAGCTAAAGCTGCGTGGCCTCCCTGTGTCAGGAACAAAGACCGACCTGATAGAGAGACTGAAGCCCTTCCAGGACACTCCCAGCACCTCTGCTCCTACCACTTTTCCCCCACCTACCACCACCCTGTCCTCCATCCCCATGGAAATCACCACCGCTACCGGCCCTACCATAGTCTTCCCAGCCCACCAGAGGGCTCCAGAGAGTGTGAGCTCCACCCCTCCGGTCTCACCCATTTCCACTGATCCCTTCACCCTCCAGCAGGATGTGGGCATGTCTGAAGCTCCATCTGAACCACAGGTGGTGAGCTCTGGCTCAGCAGGGTCTTTTCCAGTACCGGAAAAGGACAAGAGGCTCCATGAGAAGGAGCGACAGATTGAGGAGTTGATGAAGAAGCTCGAGCAGGAGCAGAAGttggtggaggagctgaagatGCAGCTGCAGGTGGAGAAGAGAGGCCAGGGCACTGATTCTTTATCTGTAACCTCCAAACTCATGTCTGTACCCGCCATGAACCCAGTCCCAACTGTCTTGAACTCAAACGTAGTCAAAATGGAGGGAACAGTCATGTCAAACTGTTCCTCCACTGCAGCTACCATCTCAAACTCTCTTCTGGGCTCTCAGGCCCTCAAAGCCCCCCTGCCAACGGTGGTGAAGTTAGAGGATGTGACCGTTTCGTCTGGTAAGCCGCTCCAGCTCCAGACCCAAACCCAACTCATCACCAAGATCCAGTCCCAGGCTCGGCCACAATTAGCCAAGAGCCCGCAGCTTCTCTCCCAGTCCCAGAGAAGTCCCAAACTCCAGTCCCAGGCCCAACCCAACGCTCCCAGCCTGCAGCAGTTCTTCATCAGCCATCACGGCGGAGTGTCCCAAGTGCTAGGACAACCTCAGACTCTACTGACCACAACTGGCCAGGCTGGAACTCAGATCCTCCTCCCAGTTTCACTACCCAACAACGCCACTGCGATTCAACTGCCAAGCACCACTGTCAGCCTGCAG ccTGTTCTCCAGGCCACGGTCTCAAATCCAGGCCTGGTCCAGGCTTCTGTTCCTCAGCTGCAGAGTACTAAGATGGAGACGACACTCAGCCAGCCGATAGCCAACCACAACCCGATGCTACAG ACGTTGACAATGTGCAATAAAACTACTGGTTTGGAAAACCAGGCAAGACCTGAGTTGAATCCCCAGTGTTTCCTGAAAGGTTCCCCAGAGAACAGGGTCTCTCCCCGGGCATCACCCAACCACCACATCTCCAACGGACCCCTCAATAAG TCTCCTTCTCCGTCCCAGCCCACCTTCATCCTCCAGCAGACCTCCCTCATTACTCAGCCTCACAAGACAAAAGAGCCTCCCCGCTATGAGGAGGCCATCAAACAGAGCCGCAACATGCACATCAACAACATCTCACAG GTTCCCACGGCAACCAGCCAGCAAATGGATGATTTGTTTGACATTCTCATAGAGAGTGGAG AAATCACTCCATTTATCCAGCAGGACTCTCCAATGTCTCTCAATAAAGCCCTCCCAGTCACAGCTAATATCACCACCCTGCCGGTCAGCACTGCCCTCTCCAGAAACCCTCCACAGATCCAGATTGCCCCTCCGCCTACACTGAGCCCCCTCGTGGACCCCAGCCTGCCCAGCCTCTCCTCCCTGGCCACAGACAACCAGCTGGAGGCCTTTCTGGAGGGGACGCTGGCCAACACACCATCCGCATCAGACCCGCGCACCAGGGGCCtgatggaggagctgcaggCTCAGCTGATGGACCAGCAGCCCTACTCCCCCATGGACACATCAGACCTGTCCTTCTGCGACTCCTCCTCACCCCCCTCCTCACTCAACATGGGCCTGTCCGACCAGGGTCTGGACAACATGGAGTGGCTGGACCTCACCATGCCCCCGGGTTCTGGCGGAGCTCTCACACCACTCGGGATGCCAACAGACTTCCTGGATACACACGACCTTCAGCTGCACTGGGACTGA